From Bacillus basilensis, a single genomic window includes:
- a CDS encoding alpha/beta fold hydrolase, with protein sequence MTEKIFKINGIDICTESFGNPKNPAILLIMGATCSMVYWDEEFCERLANTGKFVIRFDNRDVGRSVAYEPGTSNYTVTDMAEDAIGVLDAYHIDKAHLFGMSLGGMIAQIAAVKHPERILTLTLLATSVIGSDNNTRDLPPMDERILTHHANGAHLDWTNENVVAEYLVSGSRLLCGSKRTFDEKRVYKQVKQEIERANNLLSMFNHALLQGDDAYEGVLHSIQALTLVIHGTDDTALPFEHGLAIIDEIPNSALLTLEGAGHENHPDDWEDIIHAVTEHTSKL encoded by the coding sequence ATGACTGAAAAGATATTTAAAATAAACGGAATTGATATATGTACAGAAAGCTTTGGGAATCCTAAGAACCCAGCTATTTTATTAATTATGGGTGCTACGTGTTCAATGGTTTATTGGGATGAAGAATTTTGTGAACGGTTGGCGAACACAGGGAAATTTGTTATTCGTTTTGATAACCGTGATGTGGGACGCTCAGTTGCATACGAGCCTGGAACTTCCAATTATACCGTTACAGATATGGCTGAAGATGCAATTGGGGTACTAGATGCTTATCATATTGACAAAGCACATCTATTTGGTATGTCATTAGGTGGCATGATTGCTCAAATTGCTGCTGTAAAACATCCCGAAAGAATTTTAACGTTAACATTACTAGCTACAAGTGTGATAGGATCTGACAATAACACGCGCGATTTACCCCCGATGGATGAAAGAATTTTAACACACCATGCTAATGGCGCGCATTTAGATTGGACAAATGAAAATGTTGTAGCAGAATATTTAGTTTCAGGATCTCGCCTATTATGTGGATCCAAACGAACATTTGATGAAAAAAGGGTCTACAAACAAGTCAAACAAGAAATAGAACGAGCTAACAATCTATTAAGTATGTTTAATCATGCTCTACTTCAAGGAGATGATGCATATGAAGGTGTGCTTCACTCCATACAAGCACTTACATTAGTCATTCACGGAACAGACGATACTGCACTCCCTTTTGAACATGGTCTTGCAATAATTGATGAAATTCCTAACTCAGCGCTATTAACCCTTGAAGGCGCAGGACATGAAAATCATCCCGATGACTGGGAAGACATAATTCATGCTGTTACTGAGCATACATCTAAATTATAG
- a CDS encoding NADP-dependent oxidoreductase produces the protein MKAIVIDQYGSVEELKERQVLKPVVKNNEVLIRILATAVNPVDWKIRKGDLQEQLRFSFPIILGLDVAGVIEEVGEGVDCFKIGDKVFTKPENIGKGSYAEFITVKSDLVSYMPTNLSFEEAASIPLAGLTAWQSLVDYAKIKEHDRVLIHAGAGGVGSLAIQIAKSFGAFVATTASDKNKEFLQSLGADLVIDYKNDKFEELLSDFDIVLDTIGGEVQEKSFQIIKPGGALVLIVHEPIQKVKGIKSGFLWLKPDGKQLEALSDLIVHGKVQPIVSKVVPFNEEGIREAHILSEGQHVRGKIVMKVE, from the coding sequence ATGAAAGCAATTGTTATAGATCAATATGGTAGTGTTGAAGAATTAAAAGAAAGACAAGTTTTAAAACCGGTTGTTAAGAATAACGAGGTATTAATACGTATTCTCGCAACAGCTGTTAATCCTGTTGATTGGAAAATAAGAAAAGGAGACCTACAAGAACAGTTGCGATTTTCATTTCCAATCATCTTAGGGTTAGATGTAGCTGGAGTTATTGAAGAAGTTGGGGAAGGTGTAGATTGTTTCAAAATAGGAGATAAAGTGTTTACGAAACCTGAAAATATAGGAAAAGGCTCTTATGCTGAATTCATTACAGTAAAATCAGATTTAGTTTCCTATATGCCTACTAACCTAAGTTTCGAAGAGGCAGCTTCGATTCCTCTTGCAGGACTTACAGCGTGGCAAAGTCTTGTAGATTATGCAAAAATAAAAGAACATGACCGAGTGCTCATTCATGCTGGAGCAGGTGGAGTTGGAAGTTTAGCAATCCAAATCGCCAAATCATTTGGAGCTTTTGTTGCGACCACTGCGAGTGATAAAAATAAAGAGTTTTTACAGTCTTTAGGGGCAGATCTTGTTATTGATTATAAAAACGATAAATTTGAAGAATTACTATCAGATTTCGATATTGTATTAGATACAATAGGTGGTGAAGTACAAGAAAAAAGCTTTCAAATTATTAAGCCTGGTGGTGCTTTAGTTTTGATTGTTCATGAGCCAATTCAAAAAGTAAAAGGGATAAAATCAGGGTTTTTATGGCTAAAACCAGATGGAAAGCAATTAGAAGCATTGTCAGATTTAATTGTACATGGAAAAGTTCAGCCTATTGTAAGTAAGGTTGTGCCGTTTAATGAAGAAGGGATCAGAGAAGCTCATATTTTGAGTGAAGGTCAACATGTTAGAGGTAAGATTGTCATGAAAGTGGA